The following proteins are co-located in the Malus sylvestris chromosome 13, drMalSylv7.2, whole genome shotgun sequence genome:
- the LOC126595372 gene encoding uncharacterized mitochondrial protein AtMg00810-like → MVECKPCSIPVAAKTSLSANDGQLLSSPTEFRALVSCLQYLTLTRRDISFAVNTVAQFMASLCQPHLLAVKRILRYIKGSLTHGLLLRPQPVPSRISAYSDADWAGFVNTRRSTTGYLIYHGSNLVSWCSKKQPTVSKSSAESEYRALSHACSETTWLSYLFYELGIATQFPIHLYYDNLSTTYMAANPVFHARTSPH, encoded by the coding sequence ATGGTTGAATGCAAGCCATGTTCCATTCCAGTTGCTGCCAAGACTTCCCTCTCGGCCAATGATGGCCAGTTGCTCTCCTCCCCCACTGAATTTCGAGCTCTAGTTAGTTGTCTCCAGTACTTGACCTTAACCCGGCGGGACATATCATTTGCCGTCAACACTGTCGCCCAGTTTATGGCTTCTCTTTGCCAGCCACACCTTCTGGCTGTTAAACGCATTCTACGGTATATCAAAGGCTCGCTTACTCATGGGTTGTTACTTCGTCCCCAACCTGTTCCTTCCCGTATTTCCGCTTATTCGGATGCGGATTGGGCTGGTTTTGTTAATACCCGTCGCTCAACAACGGGATATTTAATTTACCATGGCAGTAATCTGGTGTCATGGTGTTCCAAGAAGCAACCAACGGTCTCCAAGTCTAGCGCTGAGTCAGAATATCGAGCTTTATCTCATGCGTGTTCAGAAACGACGTGGCTCTCCTACCTATTTTATGAGTTAGGTATTGCTACTCAGTTTCCCATTCACCTCTACTATGACAACCTCAGTACCACTTACATGGCTGCAAACCCTGTATTCCATGCTCGGACTTCACCACATTGA